The DNA segment TTATGGTTAGATCCTGCGGACGAAAATTGTCCTCCCTATTTCCGTGAGGAAGCCATTAAAATCATTACAGATTTTGCTAAGAAAGTAGATAGGAATGAGAATAATTTAGCTAGTAAGCATTGCAGTACGGAAAACTGGGAGAAATGGCAAGTTTTAGCCAAAGACGACAATAAATTAGCTCCTAATAATCCTAGTCATCTAAATATATTACGGTATCGGTTATTGGATTTTATCGCTGATTTTGCTAACTGGGATAATTCCACCCAACCCGATTATTTAGAAACCAGTCGCCTGTTAACCCAAGTCGCCCACGAGGCTAATGGTGGTATTCCCGATACTAAACCTTTGGTAGTAGATCCCTTTGCAGGGGGTGGTGCGATACCCTTAGAGGCTTTACGGGTGGGGGCGGATGCCTTTGCTTCGGACTTAAATCCAGTGGCGGTGTTACTGAATAAGGTAGTGTTGGAATATATCCCCAAGTATGGGCAAACTTTAGCCGATGAGGTGCGTAAATGGGGGCAGTGGGTGAAGCAGGAGGCGGAAAAGGAGTTAAGTCAGTTTTATCCTACCGATGAGGATGGCAGTACACCCATTGCTTATTTATGGGCAAGGACAATTATTTCGGAAGCACCAGACGATGGTACGGGGATACCTGTGGAAGTGCCGTTAATGCGGAGTATGTGGTTAGCGAAGAAGAAGGGTAAGAATAAGGCTTTGCGGTGGGTTAGGGATGCTCAGGGTATGGTAGTTACGGAAACGGTGGAAAAAACATACAGTGATGGTGTCACAAGGAAAGTAAGACAACCTTTGTTAGAGATATTTGAACCGAAAAGTGCTAAGGAAGTGGCAGAGGGTACGGTTAAACGGGGTTCGGCTACTTGTCCAGTAACAGGGTTTACTACTCCTGTAGCTTCGGTGCGAAGTCAATTAAAACCGAGAAAAGGCGGTGCTAATGATGCTCGTTTATTCTGTGTGGTAAGTACGAAGGAAACACAACAGGGGCGGTTTTATCGTTTACCTAATAACCAAGATTTAGAAGCAGTTAATCAGGCAAGTTTGGAGTTAGAAAAAAGGCTTACTTCATCTAATATTAAAAAAGGACAAAAAGAACAATCTGAATTAAGTTTAATACCGAATGAACCAACACCAAAAGGTGGAGGCAGTGGTGCTGGTAGAGCTTTTTCTCAACGTAATTATGGCATGGATACCTTTGATAATTTATTTACTAATCGTCAATTGTTAGCCTTAACAACCTTAGTAAATTTGGTGAATAAGGTAGGGGAAATGTTGGCTAATGGCTATGATTTAGAGTTAAATGAAAGTGGTAAATATAAAGTTATTAAACAGTCTAAAAATAATAATATTAACGACAATTTGGGGAATAATTTATATATTGATAATTTAGGTTTAGCTGAAGCAGTACAAACTTGTTTAAGTTTCATAATTGATAAATTAGCAGATAAAAATAGTTCTGTTTGTCGTTGGAAATCATCAGCCGAATATATGGCAGGAAATACATTTAGTCGTCAAGCATTACCCATTGTATTTGACTTTTGCGAGTCTAATCTTTTTGGTAATGTTACAGGTGATATTTATTCCGAAGTTGAATGGGTTGTAAAATTACTTTTACACGGGACAAATTCATTAAAATATATTGGACAAACTCAACAGTCATCAGCAACACACCATCCTTTACCAGATGACTTTATTCAAGCCTTTATTTCAGATCCTCCTTATTATGATGCAGTACCTTATTCCGACTTATCCGATTTCTTCTATGTGTGGTTGAAAAGGACTTTACCACCATCTTTAAAATCTACTTTTGCCGATGAATTAACACCGAAAGAAGAAGAATGTATCGTAGATCCAGTTAAGGGAAAAGATAAAGCCTATTTTGAAAAGCAAATGGGTTTAGCTATGAATGAAGGTTGTCGTATTCTAAGCCCTAACGGTATCGGGGTAATTGTATTTGCCCATAAATCCACCGCAGGATGGGAAGCACAACTACAGGCGATGGTGGATGCAGGATGGACTATTACCGCCTCTTGGGCAATAGATACGGAAATGGGATCTCGACTTCGTGCCATGAATTCCGCCGCCCTTGCTTCCTCTATTCACCTAGTGTGTCGCCCTAGAACCCCTGTGGATAATGGGGGAATAATCTCTAATATTGGGGATTGGCGAGACATATTGCAGGAATTACCCGTGAGAATTAGAGAATGGCTACCACGATTAGCTAGTGAAGGAGTAGTGGGTGCAGATGCCATTTTTGCCTGTTTAGGACCTGCTTTAGAGATATATTCCCGTTATGACAGTGTGGAAAAAGCATCGGGGGATATGGTGACTTTGCGAGAATACCTTGAACAAGTTTGGGCGGTGGTATCCCAAGAAGCCCTAACTATGATATTTAGCGATGTGGATACCTCTGGTTTGGAAGAAGATGCCCGACTTACGGCGATGTGGTTATGGACTCTTTCCACCGATACCACCGATAGCAGTGATGACTCTGCTGGTGATAATGATAGTCAGGAGGAGGAAGAAGAAGAAAACAGTAGTAAGAGTAAGAAAATTAGCGGATTTAGTCTGGAATACGATGCCGCGCGTAAAATTGCTCAGGGTTTAGGAGTTTATTTAGAGGCATTAACTACCCTTGTGGAAATCAAAGGGGATAAAGCCCGTTTACTACCTGTTACAGAACGCTCTGAGGTGTTATTAGGGAATAAAAAAGTCGAGATTAAGCCCAAACAGAAGAAAAAGCAAGGTAATCCCACTATTACGGGTATGGAAGACTATATTCCCGAAGATACCACCGATAATGATGGTTTAGAGTTCACTAATTTGGGTAATACTGTTTTAGACCAAATTCATCTGGCGATGTTACTCTTTGCTAGTGGACGCAGTGAAGCCTTGAAAACCTTTTTAGTGGATGAAGGTGTGGGAGGAGTCGATCGTTTCTGGAAACTAGCAAATGCTTTATCTGCCTTATACCCTAGTAGTAGCGATGAGAAAAGGTGGGTTGATGGGGTATTAGCACGGAAAAAAGGCTTAGGGTTTTAAGAATTAAGAATTTTCAATAAACTGAATTAAAAGAGGAAAAAATTATGAGAGCTTATGAATTTACTACTGAAATAACCGATGGCAATATTCGTATTCCTATAGATTATTTAAACAACCTAAATAGAGGGAGAAATGTCAAAGTTATAATCTTGACAGAAGATGAAACTTTACCTAAACAAAAATCTGACGAAAAAGAGAAATTATCAGATTATCTTCTCATGCCCGAAATTGAAGATAATGAGGATTTATTTATCAGAGATAAAGACACAGGGAGAGAGATTAATTTATGACTTATTTACTTGATACTTGTGTGATTTCTGAATATATAAAAAAGAAGCCCAATCCCTTAGTAATAGAATGGTTAGACAACCAAGCAAAAGATAATTTATGGCTGAGTATTTTAACAATTGCGGAACTTAAAAAAGGGATTTTTAAGATTAGAAACAACCAACCAAAACGTTATCAAAAACTAAGTCAATGGCTGGAATTTGTCAAAACAAAATTCGATGGTCATATCTTACCTTTAAATGAAGAAGTTTTAAATACATGGGCAGAAATCACAGGGGAATCTGAAGCCTGTGGCAAGAAATTATCTGTTATTGATAGTTTAATTGGAGCAACCGCACAACAATATAATTTAATAATTGTTACTCGTAATATTAATGATTTTAACTTCTCCTCTTTACCAATTTTTAACCCGTGGGGAAATGAAAACCCATAATGAAGTACAATAATTTACCTATAAATATTCCCACTTCCCATTACCATCAACAAAACCTAACATCAACATATTTTGCTGTAATTCTTAGACTTTTCTAAATTGTAAATGCTTATGAAACCGTGGTATCAGATAGATGGATTAACCCCCCGTGCGGATTTAAGAGAAGGAAAACCCTTAGATGCGGCGGAATTTGCCGTACATTTAGACCAAGTGAGAGACGATCGCGCTCCCGAAGATTATCAAAACCCAGAAGTATTCTTTGAAAGAACCTATCTTACCAAATATTTAACAGATTTAGCCGCCCAAGTAATTCGCAGACTAACAGGGAAGAAAACAGGCACATCGGCAATATTTAACCTTTCCACCCAATTTGGTGGCGGTAAAACCCATACTTTAACCCTGTTATATCATCTTGCCCAAAATGGTAGTAAAGCAGATAAATGGACAGGGGTTAATAAGATATTAAACCAAGCCGAGATTAATAGTGTACCAGAAGCGGCAGTTGCCGTGTTTGTGGGTACTGAATTTGATTCTATTAGAGGCAGAGGGGGAGATGATGGCACACCCTTAAGAAAAACTCCTTGGGGGGAAATTGCTTACCAGTTAGGGGGAGAAGAAGCCTTCGAGAAAGTAAGCATCCACGAAGCCGAATTTACCGAACCCAAAGGGGATGTAATTCGTTCATTCTTACCCCAAGATAAACCCTGTTTAATCCTGATGGACGAGATTATTAACTATGTCTCCACCTATCGCCATAAAGGCTACCATAACAAACTCTACAACTTCATCCAAGCCTTATCCGAAACCGCTAGGGGGTTAGATAACGTTGTCTTAGTTATCTCTATCCCTGCTTCAGAAATGGAATATACCGCCGATGACGAAGGGGATGAACAAAGACTGAAGAAAATGTTAGACAGACTTGGGAAAGCGGTAATCATGTCCGCCGAATCCGAAACCTCGGAAATCATCCGCCGCCGTCTATTTGAATGGGAAGAAAGGGCTGTTACCAGTGATGGTAAGATTATGTTACCCAAAGAAGCGATCGCCTCCTGTAATGAATATGCCCATTGGGTATTAGAACATCGACAATCATTACCCAGTTGGTTTCCCGTAGATAACGCCAAAGAAGCCTTCCAAGCCACCTATCCCTTCCATCCTTCAGTGTTATCAGTATTTGAACGGAAATGGCAAGTATTGCCCCGTTTTCAGCGTACGAGGGGAGTTTTAAGGTTACTAGCCCTGTGGGTAGCCAATGCTTATCAAGAAGGGTATAAAGGCAACCATCGAGATAGTTTAATTAGCTTAGGTACAGCCCCTCTCGATGACCCCATGTTTCGTACTGCTGTACTAGAACAGTTAGGGGAAAATAGATTAGAAGGGGCGATAACCACCGACATCTGTGGTAAAAACGATGCCCATGCCCTGCGTTTAGATAAAGAAGCCCCCAAAGAATTAAAAAAAGTGCGTTTACATAGTAAAGTAGCTACTACCATCTTTTTTGAATCCAATGGTGGACAAGCCAGAGGTGAAGCTACCATACCCGAAATTAGGTTAGCTGTGGGTGAACCAGACTTTGATATTGCCAACGTAGAAACCGCCTTAGATGCCTTAAACAGTCAAAGCTATTACCTACTGATTAATCAAAACAAATATCGCTATAACATCTCTCCTAACCTAAATAAAATCCTTGCTGACAGAAAAGCTAATATCGCAGAAAACCGCATTTCTGAACTAATTAAAGACCAAATCGAGAAAATCTTTAAAAATGCTAATAATAACAACCTAAATCTCATTTTCTTTCCCAAAAACAGTAATAACATCCCCAATCAACCCCTATTAAATCTAGTTATTCTCAGCCCAGATTACTACTATTCCCTACCCGAAACCACCAACTTGATTAATACCTTAATTCAAGAATCGGGTAATAGTTCTCGCACCTATAAAAGTTGTCTGTTGTTTGCCGTAGCCGATGACAATAGCCCCTTATCTTTAGAAGCCCGTAAAGTCTTGGCATGGCAGGATATAAGGGAACAGGAAACGGACTTAAATGACGAACAAACCAAATCCTTGAAGGAAAATCTTCTCTTAGCGGAAAGAGACTTAAAAGAAGCCGTCTGGCGTACCTACAACTATTTAGCTTTACTAGGCAGAGATAACCAATTACAATTTATCGATTTAGGACAAGTTAACTCCTCCCAAGCCTCCTCCCTAGTTCAATTATTCGTTAATCGTTTAAAAGCTAACGGTGAAATCGAGAATGAAATCGCCCCTCGTTTTCTGGTACGCAATTGGAGCCCAGCCTTCAAAGAATGGAGTACCAAAAATATCCGTGATGCCTTTTATGCCTCCCCCCGTTTCCCCCGTTTACTTAATCCCCATGCTGTAAAAGAGTCGATCGCCCGTGGCATAAGAGAGGGTTATTTTGCTTATGTAGCAAAGACAAAGGATGATAAATATCAACCCTTTGAATATAAAAATAGCAACTTTCAGGGTAAAGATGTAGAGATAGCAGATGATGTATATATAATCAAAGCGGAAGAAGCGGAAAACTACTTAATCCGAATTACAGAACCCCCTAAACTAAAGAAATTGGTAATTTCCCCAGCACAAATCAAATTAGAACCAGAAACCGCCTATAGCTTTAAAGTTGAAGGATTTGACCAATACGAAGAGTCATTCCCCGTCAATAATGTTACTTGGACAAGTACGGGAGGAGAGATAAATGAACAGGGAGTGTTACAAACTAAAAACGATATAGGTACTTTTATTATTACAGCTAGTGTGAATGAAGTTACAGGAGAAGCTAATTTCAGTGTAGTAAAACCAAGCTCTAGTGCCACAGAAAATACAAATAGTGTTAAAGAGAAAACAACTAACAACTATGGTGAAGATGAGGAATCAATAGAAAAAGAAAATCTGCCCGAAGGCGTTACATGGCAAGGAGAAATAACACCCCAGAAATGGATGCAGTTTTACACAAAGGTACTTAGTGGATTTGCCACAGACAAACAATTAAGCCTAAAACTAGAAGTACAGTTTGAAATTACAGGAGATATACCAGAAGGGAAAGTAAATAATTTAAACGTAGCCCTTCAGGAATTAGGTTTGCCACCAGCGAGAGATTTATAGTATCGATCGCCCTCCCCGAAAATACCTGAATTCACCTGATTTCGGAGTAAATATATTAAAAGCCAAACCTACCAGAGAAAACAGAATCAGAGGGGATAGGAGAGGATTTCATACTTTAACTCAGGGTAAGTAAATAAATGTAAAGAGGAACTGGACGAAGGAAGTGGGAGGATATACATTATTTATGAACAAGGCGTAAAGCTAGGGAAGCTGCAAAATCGGCAAAGTAGCTAAAAAGCTATCACAGAGGGAACTTAGGCATAACTGTATCATAAGCAGACTGTGCTTCATTTAAACTTAAGCGAGAATAAACTTCTAATGACTGTCGGGAAGAATGACCAGAATAGGGTTGAATTAAAGCATCATCAATCCCTTGTTTTTTCAGCCATGTCAGCAAAAAATGTCGTAGTTGATGGGGTGAAATGGAATGATCTAATTCCGCCATATCTGCATACTTTGTCAAAATCTTTCTAATTCCACGATCGCTATATTTTTGATGTCGATTAGACTCGAATAAATAATTAGCCCTTTTAGGGGTAGAGCCGAGATACGCGCAAAATCGGACATTTGTGTAAAGAAATGTCAACATAGACTGATTAAATTGTGGAAAATCGCCTCTGACACTTATTTCTCATTAAAAGATAAAACGGCAAACTCATCTAATGATTGCGGTACTTCATTTAAGTCGAGAAAGTAATCACCAAATCTTTTGATATGACTGGTTAAATAAGGACTAAGAAAAACTACATCTTTTTGATCCATAAAATAACCTTCTTTTTGTAACTGCTGTAAAATATTAGTTAATTCCACTACATTATGAAAAATTACCGCATTTGCTACTAAATCATTGTACTTAATTCTTTTTTCCATTTCTTCAATATCATTAGTAGTAATAATTTGTTCTCCACCAAAAAATAACCACTTAGAAAAACCATTATAAGCTTCAACTTTATTTGTCGTAGCCGTAATTTGTTGTCTTAATTTTAAATCAGAAATATATTCCAATAAAAAAATAGTTCTAATTACTCTACCCAACTCACGAAATGCCTTATATAATCGATTTTTAAGACTATAATTACCTAACTTTCTTAGTAAAGTAACACTGGATATTTTTCCAGTATAAATAGATAAAACTACCTGCATTAAATCTTGAAAATGAGTTTCTATTAATTGCCAATTAATAGTATCTTTAAAAAGAGAATCTATATGGCTATAAATCACACTTTTATCAGGACGATAAAAAACTAAATCCTGCCAATTTCGGATACGAGGCATTAACTTAATTCCTAACAAATAAGATAACGCAAAAACTGGTGTACTTTGCCCCTGAGTATCAGCATGAATAAACTCTGGTTGTAAATCAGATTTATTTTTTAATAAACCCTCAATAATATAAACCGCTTCCCATGTTCCACAAGGAATAAAATGACTAAATAAAGCAATATATTTATCGGCTACATGATGATAAGCAATGCCACCATAACCACCATATCTAATATGATATTCAGACAATAAATTTTGTTCTCTCACATCAAATTTAGTACCATCAGCTGCCGCCACATTTCCTTTACCCCAAAGTTTCGGTAAATCGAGTATATTATAACGATTAATAACATCATTAATTGCTTTATTTAAACTATTGGTACTGATATGATGATGATGAATAAAAGAGATTAATCTAGCCGAAATTACATCTTTCATATGCTTAGATGCTTGGTTCGGTTCTAAATTACAGCCATAAGTAAAAGTAGTTAATAGATAACGTTGCGTTGGATTCTCTATTTTCGGATCACTGCCACTAATTGGCGTAAAATGTCTAGTAAAATTAGTCCAATAATCGACATTTTTCAGTATATCAATTAA comes from the Geminocystis sp. NIES-3708 genome and includes:
- a CDS encoding type II toxin-antitoxin system VapC family toxin yields the protein MTYLLDTCVISEYIKKKPNPLVIEWLDNQAKDNLWLSILTIAELKKGIFKIRNNQPKRYQKLSQWLEFVKTKFDGHILPLNEEVLNTWAEITGESEACGKKLSVIDSLIGATAQQYNLIIVTRNINDFNFSSLPIFNPWGNENP
- a CDS encoding DUF1156 domain-containing protein, giving the protein MTSYPKRLIEVDLPIKQISAHARREKSIRHGHISTLHIWWARRPLAACRAVICASLWLDPADENCPPYFREEAIKIITDFAKKVDRNENNLASKHCSTENWEKWQVLAKDDNKLAPNNPSHLNILRYRLLDFIADFANWDNSTQPDYLETSRLLTQVAHEANGGIPDTKPLVVDPFAGGGAIPLEALRVGADAFASDLNPVAVLLNKVVLEYIPKYGQTLADEVRKWGQWVKQEAEKELSQFYPTDEDGSTPIAYLWARTIISEAPDDGTGIPVEVPLMRSMWLAKKKGKNKALRWVRDAQGMVVTETVEKTYSDGVTRKVRQPLLEIFEPKSAKEVAEGTVKRGSATCPVTGFTTPVASVRSQLKPRKGGANDARLFCVVSTKETQQGRFYRLPNNQDLEAVNQASLELEKRLTSSNIKKGQKEQSELSLIPNEPTPKGGGSGAGRAFSQRNYGMDTFDNLFTNRQLLALTTLVNLVNKVGEMLANGYDLELNESGKYKVIKQSKNNNINDNLGNNLYIDNLGLAEAVQTCLSFIIDKLADKNSSVCRWKSSAEYMAGNTFSRQALPIVFDFCESNLFGNVTGDIYSEVEWVVKLLLHGTNSLKYIGQTQQSSATHHPLPDDFIQAFISDPPYYDAVPYSDLSDFFYVWLKRTLPPSLKSTFADELTPKEEECIVDPVKGKDKAYFEKQMGLAMNEGCRILSPNGIGVIVFAHKSTAGWEAQLQAMVDAGWTITASWAIDTEMGSRLRAMNSAALASSIHLVCRPRTPVDNGGIISNIGDWRDILQELPVRIREWLPRLASEGVVGADAIFACLGPALEIYSRYDSVEKASGDMVTLREYLEQVWAVVSQEALTMIFSDVDTSGLEEDARLTAMWLWTLSTDTTDSSDDSAGDNDSQEEEEEENSSKSKKISGFSLEYDAARKIAQGLGVYLEALTTLVEIKGDKARLLPVTERSEVLLGNKKVEIKPKQKKKQGNPTITGMEDYIPEDTTDNDGLEFTNLGNTVLDQIHLAMLLFASGRSEALKTFLVDEGVGGVDRFWKLANALSALYPSSSDEKRWVDGVLARKKGLGF
- a CDS encoding ATP-binding protein, producing MKPWYQIDGLTPRADLREGKPLDAAEFAVHLDQVRDDRAPEDYQNPEVFFERTYLTKYLTDLAAQVIRRLTGKKTGTSAIFNLSTQFGGGKTHTLTLLYHLAQNGSKADKWTGVNKILNQAEINSVPEAAVAVFVGTEFDSIRGRGGDDGTPLRKTPWGEIAYQLGGEEAFEKVSIHEAEFTEPKGDVIRSFLPQDKPCLILMDEIINYVSTYRHKGYHNKLYNFIQALSETARGLDNVVLVISIPASEMEYTADDEGDEQRLKKMLDRLGKAVIMSAESETSEIIRRRLFEWEERAVTSDGKIMLPKEAIASCNEYAHWVLEHRQSLPSWFPVDNAKEAFQATYPFHPSVLSVFERKWQVLPRFQRTRGVLRLLALWVANAYQEGYKGNHRDSLISLGTAPLDDPMFRTAVLEQLGENRLEGAITTDICGKNDAHALRLDKEAPKELKKVRLHSKVATTIFFESNGGQARGEATIPEIRLAVGEPDFDIANVETALDALNSQSYYLLINQNKYRYNISPNLNKILADRKANIAENRISELIKDQIEKIFKNANNNNLNLIFFPKNSNNIPNQPLLNLVILSPDYYYSLPETTNLINTLIQESGNSSRTYKSCLLFAVADDNSPLSLEARKVLAWQDIREQETDLNDEQTKSLKENLLLAERDLKEAVWRTYNYLALLGRDNQLQFIDLGQVNSSQASSLVQLFVNRLKANGEIENEIAPRFLVRNWSPAFKEWSTKNIRDAFYASPRFPRLLNPHAVKESIARGIREGYFAYVAKTKDDKYQPFEYKNSNFQGKDVEIADDVYIIKAEEAENYLIRITEPPKLKKLVISPAQIKLEPETAYSFKVEGFDQYEESFPVNNVTWTSTGGEINEQGVLQTKNDIGTFIITASVNEVTGEANFSVVKPSSSATENTNSVKEKTTNNYGEDEESIEKENLPEGVTWQGEITPQKWMQFYTKVLSGFATDKQLSLKLEVQFEITGDIPEGKVNNLNVALQELGLPPARDL